Proteins from a single region of Aerococcus viridans:
- a CDS encoding glutaredoxin domain-containing protein, whose product MTITVYAKSGCPQCVFAKKYLEAKEIPFEEKRVDLEDMYLDEVKELGYLSLPVIADSTGNHFNGYVPEKMEALVEAWQA is encoded by the coding sequence ATGACAATCACAGTTTATGCAAAGAGTGGCTGCCCACAATGTGTATTTGCTAAGAAATACCTTGAAGCTAAAGAGATTCCTTTTGAAGAGAAACGGGTAGATCTAGAGGACATGTATCTAGATGAAGTAAAAGAATTAGGTTACTTGTCTTTACCAGTAATTGCAGACTCAACAGGAAACCATTTCAATGGTTATGTACCTGAAAAGATGGAAGCTTTGGTGGAAGCATGGCAAGCATAG
- the radA gene encoding DNA repair protein RadA produces MAKKTTTRYVCQACGYESVQFYGKCPNCGAWNQMEEERLYGKTIDHPETRAGQANSSRMKPQKLATVKGEETPRIQTQLGELNRVLGGGVVQGSLVLIGGDPGIGKSTLMLQVSAELHQSAGPVLYVSGEESMHQIKLRADRLGFEGADFYVYAETDMAAIQDAIYDLQPRFVVIDSIQTMTHEDATSTAGSVGQVRQTTAELMKLAKSQNIGIFIVGHVTKEGNIAGPRILEHMVDTVLYFEGEKHDTFRILRAVKNRFGSTNEIGVFDMQQDGLHEVANPSELFLEERLAGTNGSAVVASMEGTRPILTEIQALLTPTSFGNARRTASGLDYSRVSLIMAVLEKRAGLMLQNQDAYLKSTGGVRLDEPAIDLAIAVAVASSYREKETKPTDCFVGEIGLTGEIRRVTRIAERVQEAEKLGFERVFIPKNALSGLTGKQKIQVVGVTTVREVLNAIFPK; encoded by the coding sequence ATGGCGAAGAAAACGACAACGAGATATGTGTGTCAGGCTTGTGGTTATGAGAGTGTGCAGTTCTACGGCAAGTGTCCAAATTGTGGGGCCTGGAACCAAATGGAAGAAGAACGCTTATATGGAAAGACTATTGATCATCCTGAAACACGCGCTGGGCAAGCCAATTCAAGCCGGATGAAGCCACAAAAATTAGCGACGGTTAAAGGGGAAGAAACCCCGCGTATCCAGACCCAATTAGGCGAATTAAATCGCGTCTTAGGTGGCGGTGTGGTGCAAGGTTCGCTGGTTTTAATTGGTGGTGACCCAGGAATTGGGAAGTCAACCTTGATGCTACAGGTATCTGCTGAATTACATCAGAGTGCTGGGCCAGTTTTATATGTGTCGGGAGAGGAATCGATGCATCAAATCAAACTACGAGCAGACCGACTAGGATTTGAAGGTGCAGATTTCTATGTTTATGCAGAAACGGACATGGCGGCTATCCAAGATGCTATTTATGACTTACAACCGCGCTTTGTAGTGATTGACTCTATTCAAACTATGACCCACGAGGATGCGACATCAACGGCTGGATCAGTTGGCCAAGTCCGCCAAACAACAGCAGAGTTAATGAAATTAGCCAAGTCACAAAATATCGGTATTTTTATCGTTGGGCATGTGACGAAAGAAGGAAACATTGCTGGACCGCGTATTCTAGAGCATATGGTGGATACTGTACTGTATTTTGAGGGTGAGAAGCATGATACTTTCAGGATTTTACGGGCAGTGAAGAACCGGTTTGGATCGACCAATGAAATTGGGGTCTTTGACATGCAACAAGACGGCTTGCATGAAGTGGCTAACCCGTCTGAACTCTTCTTAGAAGAACGGCTAGCTGGCACTAATGGATCAGCGGTTGTTGCCTCGATGGAAGGAACACGACCAATTTTAACGGAAATTCAAGCGCTACTTACACCTACCTCATTTGGGAATGCCCGTAGAACAGCTTCTGGTTTAGATTATTCACGGGTATCACTAATTATGGCCGTACTAGAGAAACGAGCGGGCTTGATGCTCCAAAACCAAGATGCCTATCTTAAATCAACTGGTGGTGTCCGTTTAGATGAACCAGCGATTGACCTAGCTATCGCAGTAGCTGTGGCTTCTTCATACCGAGAAAAAGAAACGAAACCAACTGATTGTTTTGTTGGTGAAATTGGTTTGACTGGCGAAATTAGACGGGTAACAAGAATTGCGGAACGTGTTCAAGAAGCTGAAAAATTAGGTTTTGAGCGGGTTTTTATCCCTAAAAATGCCTTATCAGGTTTAACTGGCAAACAAAAAATACAAGTAGTTGGTGTAACTACTGTAAGAGAAGTGTTGAATGCGATTTTTCCGAAATAG
- a CDS encoding PIN/TRAM domain-containing protein: MNERFWKILSRVLTVILGSSIGYYVLPLLWDMININISFFYSPLFNIVLGAIILFLIYGLTQPLLMRFIRNIERDMRQLSIEKVLVSAVGVIIGLVLAWLINIPLVAIGWPFISNILPIVLTIVLGVLGFYIFSNKSVEIMEMLTRFPQVRRSESADTAITEDVQLDKETRESDLSTHSEDLDMYTDALLSLRQAADEAYQPYKILDTSVIIDGRILDVLKAGFIEGVIVVPNFVLKELQYIADSADSLKRVRGRRGLDILNQIQALDDVVVDFYTGDFDDEPEVDLKLLRLAKLVDGVVVTNDYNLNKVSQFHKIKVLNINELANSVKSVVIPGETISVHIVKAGTERQQGVAYMDDGTMIVVEEGKHHIDETLSVEITSAIQTNAGRMVFAKIAD, from the coding sequence ATGAACGAAAGATTTTGGAAAATATTGTCTCGCGTACTCACTGTGATACTAGGGTCTTCAATAGGTTATTATGTATTACCGTTACTTTGGGACATGATCAATATCAACATTAGCTTTTTCTATTCTCCATTGTTTAACATCGTACTTGGTGCAATTATTCTTTTTCTTATTTACGGGTTAACACAGCCTTTATTGATGCGTTTTATTCGCAATATCGAGCGTGACATGCGTCAGTTATCGATCGAAAAGGTTTTAGTTTCTGCAGTAGGTGTTATTATTGGACTAGTTTTAGCTTGGTTAATCAACATTCCCTTAGTGGCGATTGGTTGGCCATTCATTTCAAATATCTTGCCAATTGTCTTAACCATTGTTTTAGGTGTATTAGGTTTCTATATCTTCTCTAATAAGAGCGTTGAGATTATGGAAATGCTTACCCGTTTTCCGCAGGTGAGACGTAGTGAATCAGCGGATACGGCTATTACTGAGGATGTACAATTAGATAAGGAAACACGTGAAAGTGACTTATCAACTCACTCAGAAGACCTTGATATGTATACGGATGCCTTACTATCACTTAGACAAGCTGCAGATGAGGCTTACCAACCCTATAAGATTTTAGATACATCAGTGATTATCGATGGACGGATCTTAGATGTCTTAAAAGCCGGATTTATCGAAGGCGTGATAGTGGTACCCAACTTTGTATTGAAAGAATTACAATACATTGCAGATTCAGCAGACTCATTGAAGCGAGTTCGTGGCCGACGCGGTTTGGATATTTTAAATCAAATTCAAGCGCTAGATGATGTAGTTGTAGATTTCTACACGGGCGATTTCGATGATGAACCGGAAGTAGACTTAAAATTATTGCGTCTAGCCAAATTAGTTGATGGTGTTGTGGTAACCAATGATTATAACTTGAATAAAGTGAGTCAATTCCACAAGATTAAAGTATTAAACATTAATGAGTTAGCTAATTCAGTGAAATCTGTTGTGATTCCTGGCGAAACGATTTCTGTACATATTGTAAAAGCTGGTACAGAGCGACAACAAGGGGTTGCTTATATGGATGACGGGACGATGATTGTTGTTGAAGAAGGGAAACATCATATTGATGAAACCCTTTCAGTAGAGATTACATCAGCCATTCAAACCAATGCAGGACGCATGGTCTTTGCCAAAATAGCTGACTAG
- the nrdI gene encoding class Ib ribonucleoside-diphosphate reductase assembly flavoprotein NrdI — translation MASIVYYSLTGQTRRFINKVQGFDTYEISSAIAPVTMTEPFIMVIPSYESHVYGDVIETAEEFLEWADNAKLCKGFFGGGNRNFAQLFCVTVKELSAEFDIPVLHGFEFQGSAYDVAKLTEELEKIDRYQEIKN, via the coding sequence ATGGCAAGCATAGTTTATTATTCATTGACGGGTCAAACTAGACGTTTTATCAATAAAGTTCAAGGCTTCGATACTTATGAAATTTCATCAGCAATAGCACCAGTGACAATGACTGAGCCTTTTATTATGGTGATTCCATCATATGAAAGTCATGTGTATGGTGACGTGATTGAAACGGCTGAAGAATTTTTAGAATGGGCGGATAATGCTAAGTTATGCAAGGGCTTTTTTGGTGGGGGTAACCGCAACTTTGCCCAATTATTCTGTGTAACAGTAAAAGAACTATCTGCTGAGTTCGATATTCCTGTCTTACATGGATTTGAGTTCCAAGGATCTGCCTATGACGTGGCTAAGTTAACAGAGGAGTTAGAGAAAATTGACAGATACCAAGAAATTAAAAATTGA
- the gltX gene encoding glutamate--tRNA ligase, whose amino-acid sequence MSDKVRVRYAPSPTGHLHIGNARTALFNYLFARHNGGEFIIRIEDTDTKRNLEDGERSQLENLQWLGIEWDEGPDKPGEFGPYRQSERKEIYDRYLTELLDKGLAYYAFDTSEEIEAEHEAQVANGETPRYIGKWRDKSQEEIDAARAEGRPETIRFRVPENTTYTFDDMVKGDISFESAAISGDFVIRKQDGMPTYNFAVVVDDHLMEITHVLRGDDHIANTPKQLMIYDALGFERPTFGHMTLIVNAETGKKLSKRDGSILQFIEQYRDLGYLPDAMFNFITLLGWSPKGEEEIFSHDELIEIFDTDRLSKSPAAFDNKKLEWINNRYMKAAEAEDVAKLAIEHLQRAGRVSETSTAEERAWTEKLVSLYKDEMSYAAEIVDLSDMFFQDELHIADDAKEVLAGEGVADVLKAFQAKLAEIPADDFKEENIMAAIKAVQKETGVKGKNLYMPIRVATSGEQHGPSIGLTIEVLGKEKVAHHLDQALASL is encoded by the coding sequence ATGTCAGATAAAGTACGCGTACGCTATGCGCCAAGTCCAACTGGCCATTTACATATCGGGAATGCTCGTACCGCCTTGTTCAACTATTTATTCGCTCGTCACAACGGCGGGGAATTTATTATTCGTATTGAAGATACCGATACAAAACGAAACCTTGAGGACGGAGAAAGATCTCAACTAGAAAACCTACAGTGGTTGGGTATTGAGTGGGATGAAGGTCCAGATAAGCCAGGTGAATTTGGACCTTACCGTCAATCTGAACGTAAGGAAATCTACGACCGTTACCTAACAGAATTACTAGATAAAGGCTTAGCTTACTATGCATTTGATACTTCTGAGGAAATCGAAGCAGAACATGAAGCCCAAGTCGCAAACGGTGAAACACCACGTTATATTGGTAAATGGCGCGATAAATCACAAGAAGAAATCGACGCAGCACGTGCAGAAGGTCGCCCAGAAACAATCCGTTTCCGCGTACCTGAAAACACCACTTATACCTTTGATGACATGGTAAAAGGGGACATCTCTTTTGAGTCAGCAGCCATTTCAGGTGACTTCGTTATCCGTAAACAAGACGGTATGCCAACTTACAACTTCGCCGTTGTTGTTGACGACCACTTGATGGAAATCACTCACGTATTACGTGGTGACGACCATATTGCGAACACACCTAAACAATTAATGATTTATGACGCTTTAGGATTTGAACGTCCAACATTTGGTCATATGACATTAATCGTTAACGCTGAAACAGGTAAAAAATTATCTAAACGTGACGGGTCAATCTTACAATTTATCGAACAATACCGTGACTTAGGTTACCTACCGGATGCAATGTTCAACTTCATTACATTATTAGGTTGGTCTCCAAAAGGCGAAGAAGAAATCTTCTCACACGATGAATTGATTGAGATCTTTGATACAGACCGTTTAAGTAAATCACCAGCAGCCTTTGATAACAAAAAACTAGAATGGATCAATAACCGTTACATGAAAGCTGCAGAAGCTGAAGATGTAGCGAAATTAGCGATTGAACATCTACAAAGAGCTGGCCGTGTATCTGAAACTTCTACAGCAGAAGAACGCGCTTGGACTGAAAAATTGGTTTCATTATACAAAGATGAAATGTCATATGCAGCTGAAATCGTTGATTTATCAGATATGTTCTTCCAAGATGAACTACACATCGCAGATGATGCTAAAGAAGTATTAGCTGGCGAAGGTGTGGCGGATGTTTTAAAAGCCTTCCAAGCGAAATTAGCGGAAATTCCAGCTGATGACTTCAAAGAGGAAAACATTATGGCAGCCATCAAAGCTGTTCAAAAAGAAACTGGCGTAAAAGGTAAAAACTTATATATGCCAATCCGTGTAGCCACTTCAGGTGAACAACACGGTCCTTCAATTGGTTTAACAATTGAAGTATTGGGTAAAGAAAAAGTAGCCCACCACTTAGACCAAGCATTAGCAAGTCTATAA